One Acidiferrobacter thiooxydans DNA window includes the following coding sequences:
- the panC gene encoding pantoate--beta-alanine ligase: MIVARTLGEWWEYRMQCPDDIGFVPTMGGLHDGHLALVGAARQHARVVVSIYVNPLQFGPQEDFAAYPRTEEADCARLAQAGVDAVFLPAEAAIYPRGREQHTQVRVPGLSEDLCGRYRPGHFEGVTTVVARLLGIVRPRACYMGKKDYQQWRIVTRMVADLMLPVAVTGIDTVRERDGLALSTRNTYLSRAERARAPGLYETLTQATRQVAAGMAPADAEVAGMARLVALGFVPDYLAVRRAVDLAPPSPGDAELVALAAARLGRTRLIDNREFRRIGRDDGGHWQGCAKAG; this comes from the coding sequence ATGATCGTCGCGCGTACGCTCGGCGAGTGGTGGGAGTATCGGATGCAGTGTCCGGATGACATCGGCTTTGTGCCGACCATGGGAGGGCTGCATGACGGTCATCTCGCGCTCGTAGGCGCCGCGCGCCAGCATGCGCGCGTGGTGGTCAGCATCTATGTGAACCCGCTGCAGTTCGGACCACAGGAGGACTTTGCCGCCTATCCGCGTACCGAGGAGGCCGATTGCGCGCGGCTCGCCCAGGCCGGCGTCGATGCCGTCTTCCTGCCGGCCGAGGCCGCCATCTATCCGCGTGGTCGCGAGCAGCACACCCAGGTGCGTGTGCCGGGGCTGTCCGAGGATCTGTGCGGACGCTACCGACCCGGCCATTTCGAGGGGGTGACGACCGTAGTCGCACGATTGCTGGGCATCGTGCGCCCGCGGGCCTGCTATATGGGTAAGAAGGACTACCAGCAGTGGCGGATCGTGACGCGCATGGTGGCGGACCTGATGCTCCCGGTTGCCGTGACCGGTATCGATACTGTACGCGAGCGCGACGGCCTAGCCCTCAGTACGCGCAATACCTATCTCAGCCGCGCGGAACGTGCGCGCGCCCCGGGTCTCTATGAGACGTTGACGCAGGCCACGAGGCAGGTGGCCGCCGGCATGGCGCCGGCCGACGCCGAGGTGGCCGGGATGGCGCGCCTTGTGGCGCTCGGGTTCGTGCCCGACTACCTTGCCGTGCGGCGCGCCGTCGATCTCGCGCCCCCATCCCCCGGCGACGCCGAGCTCGTGGCGTTGGCCGCGGCGCGTCTGGGGCGTACCCGGCTCATCGATAATCGGGAATTCCGCAGGATCGGGCGGGACGATGGCGGGCATTGGCAGGGATGCGCAAAAGCCGGATAA
- the panD gene encoding aspartate 1-decarboxylase, whose translation MQKTMLHAKLHRVRVTQVEIDYEGSVAIDASLLDAAGIREYERIDVFNVRNGERFSTYAIRGEPASGLISVNGAAAHKAAVGDLIIICAFGIYEEHEAHAMKPRLIYVDAGNRIVRSSHTIPMQAAG comes from the coding sequence ATGCAGAAAACCATGCTTCATGCCAAATTGCACCGCGTGCGCGTCACCCAAGTCGAGATCGATTACGAAGGGTCGGTAGCGATCGATGCGAGCTTGCTGGATGCCGCCGGTATCCGCGAGTACGAGCGTATCGATGTCTTCAATGTCCGTAATGGCGAGCGCTTCAGCACCTATGCCATACGCGGAGAGCCGGCCTCCGGTCTCATCTCGGTAAACGGCGCGGCAGCCCACAAGGCCGCTGTCGGTGACCTCATCATCATCTGCGCCTTCGGCATCTATGAGGAGCATGAGGCCCATGCGATGAAGCCCCGCCTCATCTATGTCGATGCCGGCAACCGCATCGTGCGCAGCAGTCACACCATCCCCATGCAGGCGGCCGGCTGA